Proteins from a genomic interval of Eschrichtius robustus isolate mEscRob2 chromosome 9, mEscRob2.pri, whole genome shotgun sequence:
- the IL20RA gene encoding interleukin-20 receptor subunit alpha isoform X2 has translation MCAPRPTAKAAAIGAPALGLPALPLLLLLLVAAPTGRPVPCVSGGLPKPTNITFLSINMKNILQWNPPQGLQGVEVTYSVQYFIYGQKKWLNKSECRNISRTYCDLSAETSDYEHQYYAKVKAIWGTNCSKWAETGRFYPFLETQIGPPEVALTTDEKSISIVLTAPKKWKKNPEESSISLEQIYSNLKYNVSIYNTKSNRTWSQCVTNRTLVFSWLEPDTLYCVLVESFVPGPPRLAQPSEKRCVSTLKDQTSTLKVKIILCYVLPISVTVFIFSVMCYSMYRYTHVSKEKHPANLVLIYGNEFDKRVFVPAEKIVINFITLSILEDSKTSHKDISVIEKSNDASDLNEPSEDREPHQEEVEVKHLGYASHVVDIVYDSEKSTRGTSLTQQEPPSRTMATDKAVIEYECDIRTSDISVGPGGQEFNSQEEVSLQGRLSEQQATLADLGPQTLPYSYTPQLRDLDHLPQGRVDTEEGPEAEPSTTLVDWDPQTGRLCIPSLSSFEPDSERCKHPESEGLKEEGLLSRLYQDQAPDKTLEEHEAYLMQFMEEWGLYVQMGD, from the exons TTCCCTGTGTCTCTGGTGGTCTGCCTAAACCTACAAATATCACCTTCTTATCTATAAACATGAAGAATATCCTACAGTGGAACCCACCACAGGGCCTACAAGGAGTGGAAGTTACTTATTCTGTGCAGTATTTCAT ATATGGGCAAAAGAAATGGCTGAATAAATCCGAATGCAGAAATATCAGTAGGACCTACTGTGATCTCTCTGCTGAAACTTCTGACTACGAACATCAATACTATGCCAAGGTTAAGGCCATTTGGGGAACGAATTGTTCTAAATGGGCAGAAACTGGACGATTCTATCCGTTTTTAGAAA CACAAATTGGCCCACCAGAGGTTGCTTTGACTACTGATGAGAAATCCATATCTATTGTTCTGACGGCTCCAAAGAAGTGgaagaaaaacccagaagaaagcTCTATTTCCCTGGAACAAATATACTCTAATCTGAAGTATAATGTGTCCATATATAATACTAAATCAAATAGAACG TGGTCCCAGTGTGTGACAAACCGCACGCTGGTCTTCAGCTGGCTGGAGCCGGACACTCTGTACTGCGTCCTCGTGGAGTCCTTCGTCCCAGGCCCTCCTCGCCTTGCTCAGCCTTCTGAGAAGCGGTGTGTCAGTACTTTGAAAG ATCAAACATCAACACTGAAGGTTAAAATCATCCTCTGCTATGTTTTGCCCATATCTGttactgtgtttattttttctgtgatGTGCTACTCCATGTACAGATATACCCATGTCAGCAAAGAGAAACACCCAGCAAATCTG GTTTTGATTTATGGAAATGAATTTGACAAAAGAGTCTTTGTACCTGCTGAAAAAATTGTGATTAACTTTATCACCCTCAGTATTTTGGAGGATTCTAAAACTTCTCATAAGGATATAAGTGTAATAGAAAAAAGCAACGACGCATCAGACCTGAATGAGCCCAGTGAGGACCGGGAGCCCCATCAGGAGGAAGTGGAGGTGAAACACCTGGGGTATGCTTCACATGTGGTGGACATTGTGTATGACTCTGAGAAAAGCACCAGAGGGACTTCCTTAACCCAGCAAGAGCCACCCAGCAGAACAATGGCCACAGATAAAGCAGTCATCGAATATGAATGTGACATAAGAACTAGCGACATTTCTGTGGGGCCTGGAGGTCAGGAGTTCAATTCGCAGGAGGAAGTGTCCCTACAAGGAAGGTTATCTGAGCAACAGGCAACTTTAGCAGACTTGGGTCCACAAACACTACCATATTCATATACCCCTCAGCTCAGAGACTTGGACCACCTGCCGCAGGGGCGTGTGGACACAGAGGAGGGGCCAGAGGCAGAACCATCGACCACACTGGTCGATTGGGACCCTCAGACTGGCAGGCTGTGTATACCTTCATTATCCAGCTTTGAACCTGACTCAGAGAGATGTAAGCATCCTGAGTCTGAGGGACTCAAGGAGGAGGGCCTCTTATCTAGACTCTACCAGGATCAGGCTCCAGACAAGACACTGGAGGAGCATGAAGCCTATCTCATGCAATTTATGGAGGAATGGGGATTATATGTACAAATGGGAGACTAA
- the IL20RA gene encoding interleukin-20 receptor subunit alpha isoform X1, with translation MCAPRPTAKAAAIGAPALGLPALPLLLLLLVAAPTGRPVPCVSGGLPKPTNITFLSINMKNILQWNPPQGLQGVEVTYSVQYFIRYGQKKWLNKSECRNISRTYCDLSAETSDYEHQYYAKVKAIWGTNCSKWAETGRFYPFLETQIGPPEVALTTDEKSISIVLTAPKKWKKNPEESSISLEQIYSNLKYNVSIYNTKSNRTWSQCVTNRTLVFSWLEPDTLYCVLVESFVPGPPRLAQPSEKRCVSTLKDQTSTLKVKIILCYVLPISVTVFIFSVMCYSMYRYTHVSKEKHPANLVLIYGNEFDKRVFVPAEKIVINFITLSILEDSKTSHKDISVIEKSNDASDLNEPSEDREPHQEEVEVKHLGYASHVVDIVYDSEKSTRGTSLTQQEPPSRTMATDKAVIEYECDIRTSDISVGPGGQEFNSQEEVSLQGRLSEQQATLADLGPQTLPYSYTPQLRDLDHLPQGRVDTEEGPEAEPSTTLVDWDPQTGRLCIPSLSSFEPDSERCKHPESEGLKEEGLLSRLYQDQAPDKTLEEHEAYLMQFMEEWGLYVQMGD, from the exons TTCCCTGTGTCTCTGGTGGTCTGCCTAAACCTACAAATATCACCTTCTTATCTATAAACATGAAGAATATCCTACAGTGGAACCCACCACAGGGCCTACAAGGAGTGGAAGTTACTTATTCTGTGCAGTATTTCAT CAGATATGGGCAAAAGAAATGGCTGAATAAATCCGAATGCAGAAATATCAGTAGGACCTACTGTGATCTCTCTGCTGAAACTTCTGACTACGAACATCAATACTATGCCAAGGTTAAGGCCATTTGGGGAACGAATTGTTCTAAATGGGCAGAAACTGGACGATTCTATCCGTTTTTAGAAA CACAAATTGGCCCACCAGAGGTTGCTTTGACTACTGATGAGAAATCCATATCTATTGTTCTGACGGCTCCAAAGAAGTGgaagaaaaacccagaagaaagcTCTATTTCCCTGGAACAAATATACTCTAATCTGAAGTATAATGTGTCCATATATAATACTAAATCAAATAGAACG TGGTCCCAGTGTGTGACAAACCGCACGCTGGTCTTCAGCTGGCTGGAGCCGGACACTCTGTACTGCGTCCTCGTGGAGTCCTTCGTCCCAGGCCCTCCTCGCCTTGCTCAGCCTTCTGAGAAGCGGTGTGTCAGTACTTTGAAAG ATCAAACATCAACACTGAAGGTTAAAATCATCCTCTGCTATGTTTTGCCCATATCTGttactgtgtttattttttctgtgatGTGCTACTCCATGTACAGATATACCCATGTCAGCAAAGAGAAACACCCAGCAAATCTG GTTTTGATTTATGGAAATGAATTTGACAAAAGAGTCTTTGTACCTGCTGAAAAAATTGTGATTAACTTTATCACCCTCAGTATTTTGGAGGATTCTAAAACTTCTCATAAGGATATAAGTGTAATAGAAAAAAGCAACGACGCATCAGACCTGAATGAGCCCAGTGAGGACCGGGAGCCCCATCAGGAGGAAGTGGAGGTGAAACACCTGGGGTATGCTTCACATGTGGTGGACATTGTGTATGACTCTGAGAAAAGCACCAGAGGGACTTCCTTAACCCAGCAAGAGCCACCCAGCAGAACAATGGCCACAGATAAAGCAGTCATCGAATATGAATGTGACATAAGAACTAGCGACATTTCTGTGGGGCCTGGAGGTCAGGAGTTCAATTCGCAGGAGGAAGTGTCCCTACAAGGAAGGTTATCTGAGCAACAGGCAACTTTAGCAGACTTGGGTCCACAAACACTACCATATTCATATACCCCTCAGCTCAGAGACTTGGACCACCTGCCGCAGGGGCGTGTGGACACAGAGGAGGGGCCAGAGGCAGAACCATCGACCACACTGGTCGATTGGGACCCTCAGACTGGCAGGCTGTGTATACCTTCATTATCCAGCTTTGAACCTGACTCAGAGAGATGTAAGCATCCTGAGTCTGAGGGACTCAAGGAGGAGGGCCTCTTATCTAGACTCTACCAGGATCAGGCTCCAGACAAGACACTGGAGGAGCATGAAGCCTATCTCATGCAATTTATGGAGGAATGGGGATTATATGTACAAATGGGAGACTAA